The Salvelinus alpinus chromosome 14, SLU_Salpinus.1, whole genome shotgun sequence genomic sequence AGAGCAGTGGCAGCATCAGCACCAAGCCTGGGCTCACGGCCCCCACCACTGCCGCTGCTACAGCAACTCAGCCCACGCCAGAGTCGGAGGAGGAAAAAGCCAAAAAGCTCCTGTACTGTTCGCTTTGCAAAGTGGCCGTCAACTCTCTGTCGCAGCTGGAGGCCCACAACACAGGTGTGTTCCAGCATCTGTTTCTGTTTGCTCGACCGCCGTGTTAACATTGGTGTTACTCCTCCCgaggagtgcgtgtgtgtgtgttgggtggggggaggggggcttGCACACGGGCTCAATATGTCAGATGTTTGTTAGCTAACATTGACACATATGGCTGTTATGTAGTTATAGTGAGGTCAGACGTAATACCCAGGTCAGAGAAACACTGTTGGATCTCAAGCTGACCAATGAACATTTTGGATGGGAAAACAAAATctgttctacttttaaaccaaACAAATTAAATAGTGttctttttatgttttatttatggTATTTTCCATGTGCaatatatttatttatgtttttgcaCTTTCTTCTGTCCCCTGAAGGTTCGAAACACAAAACTATGCTTGAGGCGAGGAACGGCGCAGGCCCAATTAAGGCCTATCCCAGACCGGGCTCAAAGCTCAAAGTCCAGGCCACCACCGTGCTGAAAGGCTCCGGACTGCAGAACAAGACGTTCTATTGTGAGATCTGTGACGTCCACGTCAACTCAGAAATCCAGCTCAAACAGGTACACCATAGTGTCTCGTGACAGGCCTTTCAAGACCCTTGGGTTTTTACCTCTCTTTAATTTTCTTGTGCACAAATGAAGAAATAAATCTTAGCTGATCAGCAGCCAGCGCGCATGCAAGATTTGTGAGATTTCTTTATGCCGATATTAGGTcaatcacaatacagtatggtcaGAGGGGGGACTGGGGAAACACATTCTGGGAAATGACTTATTTAAAATCCTAGAATTCACCTctaaatatgtttttttacatGTCAAATTGATTTCACTTTGGGAACTCAAGTTTGCTGTGCTTGTTGTCTTGTTACAGCTTGAAGGGACCTTACAGGCTTTTTATAATTGGCTCACCAAAATGtgtgtcccgaatggcaccctataccctttatagaccagggcccataaggattCACACAGTAACGTCACTCAccttttttgttgtattttgtcAGCACATCTCCAGCAGAAGGCACAAGGACAGAGTGGCTGGGAAACCGATGAAGCCCAAATACAGCCCTTACAACAAACAACAACGCAGCTCCACAGTCCTGGCCGTATGTATCATATATGTTCCTAATCAAAGCCCCTCAAGAAAAGTTGATTCGACTTCAGGGATTAATTGTTAATACATTTATTGGCAGTTTCTTAAAAAAACATTTAGGAATATTGATGCATCAGTGGGCTTAAAGACGGGCCTTTATGCTCATTGAAAATAATGGCTTGTTGTTTTTGTACTAATTGCTTTCTCAtttaactcctctcctctcctatcctatcctatcccatcctatcctcttctctccttcaggCAAAGCTGGCTCTTCAGAAGGACCTGGTGAAGCCTATCTCCCCTGCTGCTTTCCTCTCCAACCCCTTCTGCCCCACCACTGTCCCCTCCATCGCCCTGCACCCGCGGCCCAACTCCTCTATCTTTCAGACTGCTGGCCTCCCAGGCTCTATGGGCTCCTTCCTCCGGGCTGCTCCAGGGCCCATCCGGCCCACCACCGGCTCTATACTCTTCGCCCCATACTGATTCCTGGATCGTGACAccagggtcgtgttcagtagGCAGAGAATGAAAGAAAATGGCAGAAACTGAGTGAATCAGGGTGGTACTATCTGAGCTCGTCCACTAATTAATGCTTGTTTTTGTCTCCCGTTTTCcctacggtgtgccctaatggACACAACCCTGTGTATCGGTATGAGCCAGGGAGCCAGAGGTACAGTAACACAAAGGGGAAAATTACATGAGTAGACAAACAGGTCTCCTCTGACCACGTGGAACAGTGAGTGGATGACGTCCTACTACAGACAGTACCTCCCCGGTGTACTGAACTGAGAGGACTACTGCACTGCGAAGCTTGAACGAACAACAGTGTATTTATTTGACTGAACTTGCCTGTCTGCTTGCGTTGCCCTGAAGCATGAAGTACAGAGGTATAGTGGGCTCGCTAAGACCACTGAGGGCCTAAGTATTGGGTTCTTGTGGAATAATAAAGAGCATCAAACAGCTTCCTGAATGACTTGAATTACCATAGTCTTCCTATTTGATGAAATGAATGGACAGCTCTAGCTACATGCGTATGACAgtgttcatcataacagcccccagaCAGAAGCACAGTCATACCTGATTCACACTATAGGGCCAACCTGAACCGCACTGGGCTGGCTTggatattttcttttcacattgtcctttccagtACGGTTTAAGCAACTACGGTGGATGTGCAACCAGGTCAGAGCAGTTCAGCGTGGCTCTGCTTGGTCTAGACCAGTAGTGTGAAAAACGGTATCATTGCACTTTTACAGTTGTTGCTTGATATCATGAGTCATGGACTGTACGTTAATACAGTAATGCAGTTTTGGCATCTGTTCTGTCCTGGATTGTGTAAGGCAAAAAGCTGAATCTCTAATTATGATCGTCAAATAGTCTGGCTTCAACTTACAGTAGATATTCATAGTAATTGTTTAGTAACAGTGTTCTCAGTTCCTCCACTTTAGAGAGAGAAACCATTCTCTTGGTTTTTCAGTAAGAGCCAAATGTTAACTTGAGATGGATTCATGTCAATGGGAGACTTCAAGTCTGTTCAAGAAAATGTTAGTTAAAACTCAGACACACCGGTACGATTGTCAAACGTTTGCCTGCCgacagtacttagcacctctgaacagagtgtTGGCAGTCAATTTCTTTAAtgttcacacagcaaagaccttgaagtcgtcagccactcagccttgttaaaatactccaaaccagaaggtggcagtagcATTGTTTGGCAATGCATGTCTGTGTGCGTTGCTTATGGTCTAGATTCCAATGTTAGCTGCGGTGCTAATGTTGCTATTTTGTAGAACGCCCTTGTTGATACTAGCCAGATGGCCACagctagataactacctagcaagatgACGAAGAAACCATTTCATTTACTCACCATAATCACATACTGTAGGGTGTCCAATCCAATCAAATCttttgaccaatgggtaaaatAATATGTTAATTCTTTATACaatcctcaacaacaacaaaaatggtcTAAACCTCATGTCTCTATCATAATCTGTTCAAAACTTATTGGAGATTTTATCCTTGTAGGATGGTTAAAATTAGGctgactaaatcaatggaggccagagaaaaaaattgtaaaaaaatctGGAAAATAGCATTGCATCATCAAGGCTGTGTCAGAGTTTACTAGGAGTGGTGGGttagagtcaggcgcagagagcagagggttcgGGAAATCGTAATTTATTCTCTGGCACAAAACGGTCAAGCCAAAATACAGGGCGCATAAAACAGACCAGCCCAAACACAGGACCAAACAGTCCGGAGAAAACAAACACGAAAACACATCCACAACCAACAGAGTAACAATCCCGAATAAACCTAGGCGGacctaacaggcttaaatagacaTAAATCAAGAAACGAAACAGGGAACAGGTGCAACCAATAAGACAAAAcgaaacgaaaaagggatcggtggcggctagtagaccggcgacgacgaccgccgagcgccgcccgaacaggcaggggagccaccttcgttGGGAGTCGTGACAGGCTGGATGCTGTGCGAGAATTAAGGCTACCT encodes the following:
- the LOC139538883 gene encoding zinc finger protein 385B-like isoform X4; the protein is MNNQAYRSSCHSNTLPALVRNQSLMMQSTLDMKPFMPFHQVDTSSSVGLFPNFNMMDPVQKAVINHTFGVSIPPKKKQVISCNICQLRFNSDSQAEAHYKGSKHAKKLKAQENTKNKPPKSSLPPPPLPPPLDSAKTITTTTSTTLTSTVRGSNSDQPEQIAVPPSTADETLASPNAFVPIISTSSSLAALTAMAVPSPCNPVLCDPTPASPPSATQVQLQAPVMKSSGSISTKPGLTAPTTAAATATQPTPESEEEKAKKLLYCSLCKVAVNSLSQLEAHNTGSKHKTMLEARNGAGPIKAYPRPGSKLKVQATTVLKGSGLQNKTFYCEICDVHVNSEIQLKQHISSRRHKDRVAGKPMKPKYSPYNKQQRSSTVLAAKLALQKDLVKPISPAAFLSNPFCPTTVPSIALHPRPNSSIFQTAGLPGSMGSFLRAAPGPIRPTTGSILFAPY
- the LOC139538883 gene encoding zinc finger protein 385B-like isoform X3 — translated: MWTSFFSRGSSCHSNTLPALVRNQSLMMQSTLDMKPFMPFHQVDTSSSVGLFPNFNMMDPVQKAVINHTFGVSIPPKKKQVISCNICQLRFNSDSQAEAHYKGSKHAKKLKAQENTKNKPPKSSLPPPPLPPPLDSAKTITTTTSTTLTSTVRGSNSDQPEQIAVPPSTADETLASPNAFVPIISTSSSLAALTAMAVPSPCNPVLCDPTPASPPSATQVQLQAPVMKSSGSISTKPGLTAPTTAAATATQPTPESEEEKAKKLLYCSLCKVAVNSLSQLEAHNTGSKHKTMLEARNGAGPIKAYPRPGSKLKVQATTVLKGSGLQNKTFYCEICDVHVNSEIQLKQHISSRRHKDRVAGKPMKPKYSPYNKQQRSSTVLAAKLALQKDLVKPISPAAFLSNPFCPTTVPSIALHPRPNSSIFQTAGLPGSMGSFLRAAPGPIRPTTGSILFAPY
- the LOC139538883 gene encoding zinc finger protein 385B-like isoform X2; its protein translation is MLHGSVIMFLGSSCHSNTLPALVRNQSLMMQSTLDMKPFMPFHQVDTSSSVGLFPNFNMMDPVQKAVINHTFGVSIPPKKKQVISCNICQLRFNSDSQAEAHYKGSKHAKKLKAQENTKNKPPKSSLPPPPLPPPLDSAKTITTTTSTTLTSTVRGSNSDQPEQIAVPPSTADETLASPNAFVPIISTSSSLAALTAMAVPSPCNPVLCDPTPASPPSATQVQLQAPVMKSSGSISTKPGLTAPTTAAATATQPTPESEEEKAKKLLYCSLCKVAVNSLSQLEAHNTGSKHKTMLEARNGAGPIKAYPRPGSKLKVQATTVLKGSGLQNKTFYCEICDVHVNSEIQLKQHISSRRHKDRVAGKPMKPKYSPYNKQQRSSTVLAAKLALQKDLVKPISPAAFLSNPFCPTTVPSIALHPRPNSSIFQTAGLPGSMGSFLRAAPGPIRPTTGSILFAPY